The Acidicapsa acidisoli genome contains a region encoding:
- a CDS encoding STAS domain-containing protein, translated as MATTAGTAFRYEIEESEDENKYVTTTIKCHGKLLSENSAEIKALVMPLLQRGGRTVLDFSDLEHLDSSGLGALVGLKISAINRGACVLELVNLTPRIKQLLTVTNLLQLFGQKT; from the coding sequence TCGTTACGAGATTGAAGAGTCGGAAGACGAAAACAAATATGTAACCACAACCATCAAGTGCCACGGTAAGCTCTTAAGCGAAAACTCCGCGGAAATCAAGGCGCTGGTTATGCCGTTGCTCCAACGGGGTGGCCGCACAGTGCTCGACTTCTCCGATCTTGAACATCTGGATAGCTCGGGTTTGGGCGCGTTGGTAGGGCTTAAGATCTCAGCGATTAATCGCGGCGCGTGTGTCCTGGAACTGGTCAATCTGACACCACGCATCAAGCAGTTGCTCACCGTTACCAACTTGCTGCAGCTGTTCGGACAAAAGACTTAG
- a CDS encoding serine/threonine-protein kinase — protein sequence MNDSSGGDKSGIPGEDTPRGGSEVASSKVPDSLQSPQRHPPNQEPQDSRATIIAAAAFRTDSNPAVTNGAPPQNPDATIVGVTRNTIASNATIISGGATGRLPSPEAANGSVGNLLLLQIGTVLGSRYEILELLGEGGMGAVYKAADREVDRIVALKVIRPQMALNPEILARFKQELLLSSKVTHRNVIRIYDLGEAQGVKFITMEFLDGENLHDILRQRQKLSIAEAVDIMEQVANGLAAAHREGIIHRDLKPANIMVEKSGRIVVMDFGLARTFSGDGMTQTGMMLGTMEYMSPEQAQGLEVKASSDIFTIGLILYELLAGVTPFYAESAIASLLKRTQQRAVPLADVDRNIPGSLSNIVAKCLEKEPAHRYQSAKDLVGDLRAWQGKSGKVSASSLRLRLNRIRELPWTYLAVSGIATAVIAVGIAWFIIGRQRAAKPEPHGPVSVLVGDFTNHTGDPVLDETIEPMLGVALEGASFINSYSRGDARRLAAKLPNPTNKLDEQSARLVAVSQGVNVVITGDISLRGSEYDISAIALDSVSGSVLAKADITVSNKQEIVSDLPKLVVPFRKALGDATPASRQFEQVSGGFTAASLEAVHQDALGVEEQFAGKFQEAFNSFQKAAELDPQFARAYTGMAAMEENLGKSADAVKYMKLAMQHVDRMTERELYRNRGLYYLTTGEWQNCVQEYSKLVTRYPADRVGQNNLASCYTQLRDAPKALEAAQHAVEIVPKGVGPRLNLAFISVFAGDFTSGDKEAHTALTISPSAAQAYLVLAEAQLGQGQIEKSAEDYHQLEKFGSDGASTAAVGLADLAAYQGKYAEAVRILTQGTDADLTAKMTDNAARKCVALANMEELQGHHAAAFADIDKALANSQTAQIQFLAAISYVDAGDLAKAQKLATNLSSQLSGEPQSYGKIIEGMIALKRKDAKGAVKQITAAIHLLDTWIGRFELGRAYLEAGAYTEADSEFDQCMHRRGEAIELFMDNTPTYTYFPPIYYYQGRAREGMKSQGFADFYKTYLSIRGGSSEDPLVPEIRHRLGQ from the coding sequence ATGAATGATTCCTCGGGCGGCGACAAATCAGGTATTCCGGGAGAAGACACGCCTCGTGGCGGGTCAGAAGTTGCTTCCTCCAAGGTGCCGGATAGTTTGCAGTCTCCGCAACGTCACCCTCCGAACCAGGAGCCTCAGGACTCTCGCGCTACTATCATCGCCGCTGCGGCATTCCGCACCGATTCCAATCCTGCGGTCACGAACGGAGCTCCACCACAGAATCCGGATGCAACCATCGTTGGCGTTACGCGCAACACAATCGCGAGCAACGCCACCATCATTTCGGGAGGCGCAACTGGCCGGCTTCCATCTCCGGAAGCGGCGAACGGCTCGGTCGGGAACCTGCTTTTACTTCAGATCGGAACAGTCCTGGGCAGCCGCTATGAGATTCTCGAGCTCCTCGGAGAAGGCGGCATGGGAGCTGTGTATAAGGCCGCCGACCGCGAGGTGGACCGAATCGTAGCCCTAAAGGTTATCCGTCCTCAGATGGCCTTAAATCCGGAGATCCTGGCCCGCTTCAAGCAGGAACTCTTGCTCTCGTCCAAGGTGACGCATCGCAACGTGATCCGGATTTACGACCTCGGCGAAGCCCAGGGCGTGAAGTTCATCACCATGGAGTTCCTGGATGGCGAGAACCTCCATGACATCCTGAGGCAACGGCAAAAACTGAGTATTGCGGAAGCGGTCGACATCATGGAGCAGGTTGCCAACGGCCTGGCCGCCGCTCACCGGGAAGGCATTATCCATCGCGACCTGAAGCCGGCCAACATCATGGTCGAAAAAAGTGGCCGCATCGTGGTGATGGACTTTGGATTGGCCCGCACTTTCTCCGGCGATGGAATGACACAGACCGGCATGATGCTGGGGACGATGGAGTATATGTCTCCGGAGCAGGCGCAAGGTCTGGAGGTAAAGGCCAGCTCCGACATCTTCACAATCGGCCTGATCCTATATGAATTACTTGCCGGGGTTACGCCCTTCTACGCCGAGAGCGCGATCGCAAGTCTGTTGAAGCGCACGCAACAACGCGCCGTGCCGTTGGCGGATGTCGATAGGAATATTCCAGGTTCGCTCAGCAACATTGTTGCGAAATGTCTAGAGAAGGAACCGGCACATCGCTACCAGAGCGCCAAAGATCTGGTAGGGGACCTTCGCGCATGGCAAGGCAAAAGCGGCAAAGTTTCTGCTTCTTCGCTACGGCTGCGTCTGAACCGTATCCGGGAGCTTCCATGGACCTATCTTGCGGTCTCCGGCATCGCAACGGCGGTGATTGCAGTTGGAATTGCGTGGTTCATCATCGGGAGGCAGCGGGCTGCCAAGCCAGAGCCGCACGGTCCGGTCTCGGTGCTGGTTGGCGACTTTACCAACCATACCGGCGACCCGGTCCTGGATGAGACGATCGAGCCGATGCTCGGCGTGGCATTGGAAGGCGCCAGCTTTATCAACTCGTACAGTCGCGGCGATGCGCGAAGGCTTGCTGCGAAACTTCCGAATCCCACGAACAAACTCGATGAGCAGTCCGCGCGGCTGGTTGCTGTAAGCCAGGGCGTCAACGTGGTGATTACGGGTGACATTAGCCTGAGGGGCAGCGAGTACGATATTTCGGCAATCGCTCTAGACTCCGTAAGTGGCAGCGTGCTGGCAAAAGCGGACATCACCGTCTCCAATAAACAAGAGATTGTGAGCGATCTTCCCAAACTGGTGGTTCCATTTCGTAAAGCCCTGGGCGACGCCACCCCCGCTTCGCGCCAGTTTGAGCAGGTCAGCGGGGGTTTTACCGCTGCATCTTTAGAGGCCGTCCATCAGGACGCTCTCGGTGTGGAAGAACAGTTCGCCGGCAAATTCCAGGAAGCGTTCAATTCGTTTCAGAAAGCAGCAGAACTGGACCCGCAGTTCGCGCGGGCGTATACCGGCATGGCCGCCATGGAAGAGAATCTGGGGAAATCCGCGGACGCTGTAAAGTACATGAAGCTTGCGATGCAGCATGTGGACCGCATGACTGAGCGGGAGCTCTATCGCAACCGCGGCTTGTATTACCTCACCACAGGCGAGTGGCAAAATTGCGTTCAGGAATACTCAAAGCTCGTCACGCGCTATCCCGCCGACCGTGTCGGTCAAAATAATCTTGCAAGCTGCTACACCCAGTTACGCGATGCGCCAAAGGCGCTGGAAGCGGCGCAACACGCCGTCGAGATTGTTCCCAAGGGAGTGGGGCCGCGGTTGAACCTGGCCTTCATCAGTGTCTTTGCCGGAGATTTTACCTCGGGCGACAAAGAAGCGCACACCGCATTGACGATCAGCCCATCCGCTGCGCAAGCATATCTGGTACTTGCGGAAGCCCAGCTTGGACAAGGCCAAATCGAAAAATCGGCGGAAGACTACCATCAGCTCGAGAAGTTTGGCTCCGATGGCGCATCGACCGCGGCAGTTGGACTGGCCGATCTCGCCGCCTACCAGGGAAAGTATGCCGAGGCGGTGCGCATCCTCACCCAAGGCACCGACGCCGATCTGACGGCCAAAATGACTGATAATGCCGCGAGGAAATGTGTAGCGCTTGCGAACATGGAGGAATTACAAGGGCACCATGCGGCAGCATTTGCCGACATCGATAAAGCGCTGGCAAACAGCCAAACTGCCCAAATCCAATTCCTCGCGGCGATCAGTTACGTCGACGCAGGAGATCTTGCAAAAGCACAAAAGCTCGCAACGAATCTCTCGTCGCAGTTATCGGGTGAGCCACAGTCTTACGGCAAGATCATCGAAGGCATGATTGCTCTCAAGCGCAAAGATGCCAAAGGAGCCGTGAAACAGATCACAGCCGCAATCCATCTACTAGATACCTGGATCGGCCGCTTCGAACTCGGGCGGGCATACCTCGAAGCGGGAGCCTATACGGAGGCTGATTCAGAGTTCGATCAATGCATGCATCGCCGAGGGGAAGCCATCGAGCTATTCATGGATAACACGCCGACTTATACGTATTTTCCGCCCATCTACTATTATCAAGGACGCGCGCGGGAAGGCATGAAAAGTCAAGGGTTCGCGGATTTTTATAAAACATATCTCAGCATCCGTGGAGGGTCCTCCGAAGACCCACTGGTTCCTGAAATCCGCCATCGTCTCGGCCAATAA